Proteins encoded in a region of the Flavobacterium sp. MDT1-60 genome:
- a CDS encoding OsmC family protein, translating into MKFTRRANANWKGTGMEGKGTISTQSTTLNEAQLSFKTRFEQGVGTNPEELIAAAHSGCFTMQLSFLLSEAGFVPEDLDTVAKVTFEDGTITLIQLELTGKVPGISAEDFQLAAQKAKEICPISKLLNTEITLAVSLIS; encoded by the coding sequence ATGAAATTTACAAGAAGAGCAAACGCAAATTGGAAAGGTACAGGAATGGAAGGAAAAGGAACCATCAGTACACAAAGCACAACATTAAACGAAGCACAATTATCTTTCAAAACCCGTTTTGAGCAAGGTGTAGGAACAAACCCTGAAGAATTAATCGCAGCGGCACATTCAGGCTGTTTTACAATGCAATTGAGCTTTTTACTTTCTGAAGCCGGATTTGTACCGGAAGATTTAGATACAGTAGCAAAAGTTACTTTCGAAGACGGAACGATTACTTTAATTCAATTAGAACTGACTGGAAAAGTTCCCGGAATTTCAGCAGAAGATTTTCAACTGGCAGCACAAAAAGCAAAAGAAATTTGTCCTATTTCTAAATTATTAAATACTGAAATTACTTTGGCTGTGTCATTAATTTCTTAA
- a CDS encoding alpha/beta hydrolase, with amino-acid sequence MKTQNLKEQLNRYFMFAAFIFSFLFATANVNAQTKASTAQIKNVVLVHGAFADGSGWKALYEILTKKGYTVSIVQNPLSSLEDDVAATNVVLDKQDGPTILVGHSWGGAVITQAGNHPKVAALVYVAAFQPDNGESALQWLQTAPPAPENGVLPPDDKGIVYYDKAKFHAGFAGDLSKEEADFMYASQGAFYAKGFVTPITKAAWRDKPSYAVVATDDKSIAPEIQRAMYKRSNTKVTEIKGSHVVFMSQPAKVANVIIEASKKL; translated from the coding sequence ATGAAAACACAAAATTTAAAAGAACAATTGAATCGTTATTTCATGTTCGCAGCATTTATCTTTAGTTTTTTATTTGCAACAGCAAATGTTAATGCACAAACTAAAGCATCTACAGCACAAATTAAAAATGTGGTATTGGTTCATGGTGCCTTTGCAGATGGTTCAGGATGGAAAGCACTATATGAAATTCTAACAAAAAAAGGGTATACTGTTAGTATTGTTCAAAATCCTTTAAGCTCTTTGGAAGATGATGTTGCTGCAACAAATGTAGTCTTAGACAAACAAGACGGACCAACCATTTTAGTTGGACATTCTTGGGGTGGTGCTGTAATTACACAAGCAGGAAATCATCCAAAAGTGGCTGCTTTGGTTTATGTGGCTGCTTTCCAACCTGATAATGGAGAATCTGCACTTCAATGGTTGCAAACAGCACCTCCCGCCCCTGAAAACGGTGTATTGCCTCCTGATGATAAAGGAATTGTTTACTACGATAAAGCAAAGTTCCATGCTGGTTTTGCTGGTGATCTAAGCAAAGAAGAAGCTGATTTTATGTATGCATCGCAAGGCGCATTTTATGCCAAAGGATTTGTAACTCCTATTACAAAAGCCGCCTGGAGAGATAAACCTTCTTATGCCGTTGTTGCCACTGATGATAAAAGTATTGCACCAGAAATTCAACGTGCGATGTACAAACGTTCAAATACAAAGGTTACTGAAATAAAAGGAAGCCATGTTGTTTTTATGTCGCAGCCAGCGAAGGTTGCTAATGTGATTATCGAGGCATCAAAGAAATTGTAA
- a CDS encoding hydrogen peroxide-inducible genes activator translates to MTIQQLKYIVALDEERHFARAAEVCMVTQPGLTIQLKNLEEEIGIKIFDRNKVPLTPTILGTEIINRAKKILREADDIRDFVVNEKNLLEGEIKVGIISTLSPYLIPLFIKAMKEATPKVHFIIRESNTGQLMKDVETGTIDVAIMATPTGNANLIEHPIFKEPFVAYLNESHPMSNEAFYELQPGDQTELLLLHHEFCYNAQLLDICGLKNSDKIKEQFTYDISSIETLKNLVRAQLGFAIIPQLSTLNEGTTGLFKPFKEPIPVREISLVVSDSFSKKLILEKMNEAIWNCLPDSLKKDFAYRKIRWNDSPYFVKAVSKFM, encoded by the coding sequence ATGACGATCCAGCAATTAAAATATATTGTAGCCTTAGACGAAGAACGCCATTTTGCAAGAGCCGCCGAAGTGTGTATGGTAACACAACCCGGACTCACAATTCAGTTAAAGAATCTGGAAGAGGAAATCGGAATAAAGATTTTTGATCGTAATAAAGTGCCGTTGACGCCCACTATTTTAGGAACCGAAATCATCAATCGCGCGAAAAAGATTCTCCGTGAGGCCGATGATATTCGGGATTTTGTGGTGAATGAAAAAAACCTGTTGGAAGGGGAGATCAAAGTCGGTATCATTTCCACTTTATCGCCTTATCTGATTCCGTTGTTTATTAAAGCGATGAAAGAGGCTACTCCAAAAGTACATTTCATTATAAGAGAATCCAATACCGGCCAATTAATGAAAGATGTAGAAACGGGAACGATTGATGTTGCTATTATGGCAACGCCTACCGGAAATGCTAATTTAATTGAACATCCTATTTTCAAAGAACCTTTTGTGGCTTATTTGAATGAATCGCACCCAATGTCCAATGAAGCTTTTTATGAATTACAGCCCGGAGATCAAACCGAATTATTGCTTTTACACCATGAGTTTTGTTATAACGCCCAGCTTTTGGATATCTGCGGATTAAAAAATTCAGATAAGATAAAAGAACAGTTTACCTACGACATCAGTTCCATAGAAACCTTAAAAAACTTAGTACGAGCTCAATTGGGATTTGCGATTATTCCGCAGCTTTCTACACTCAATGAAGGCACAACCGGACTTTTTAAGCCTTTTAAAGAACCCATTCCGGTAAGAGAAATAAGTCTGGTGGTTTCAGATTCGTTTTCAAAGAAATTAATCTTAGAGAAAATGAATGAAGCCATCTGGAATTGCCTTCCGGATTCCCTCAAAAAAGACTTCGCCTATCGAAAAATTAGATGGAACGATTCGCCTTACTTTGTGAAAGCGGTCAGCAAGTTTATGTAA
- a CDS encoding helix-turn-helix transcriptional regulator yields the protein MATPALDVFQVIGDPSRRKMLSLLCEDRLTINSLADHFDMSRPAVSKHIKILHNAGFISIEDSGRERYCSLKKDGFDELKTWISFFDEFWGAKLKKLDSLMGDGKLLD from the coding sequence ATGGCAACACCAGCTCTTGATGTATTTCAGGTCATTGGAGACCCAAGCAGAAGGAAAATGCTTTCCCTGCTTTGCGAAGACCGCCTGACAATTAATTCGCTCGCCGATCATTTCGACATGAGCCGTCCTGCGGTTTCCAAACATATAAAGATTTTGCATAATGCAGGCTTTATCTCCATAGAAGACAGCGGGCGTGAACGTTATTGCAGCCTTAAAAAAGACGGCTTTGATGAACTAAAAACATGGATTTCCTTCTTCGATGAGTTCTGGGGAGCGAAATTGAAGAAATTGGATTCTTTGATGGGGGATGGGAAGCTATTAGATTGA
- a CDS encoding SRPBCC domain-containing protein codes for MERSIKHQYFFAHSPEKVWQYLTNSDLMALWLMKNNFQPIVGTDFQFRINPIPDLNFDGIFYCTVLEIEPYKKLSYSWKSGPGDEKITLESVVIWKLEPTEKGTQVYLEHNGFDKDENLDFFNGLNHGWLEKFEKINNLLNP; via the coding sequence ATGGAAAGAAGCATCAAACATCAGTATTTTTTTGCCCATTCCCCTGAAAAGGTTTGGCAATACCTAACCAACTCCGACTTAATGGCGCTTTGGTTAATGAAAAATAATTTTCAACCAATAGTGGGTACCGACTTTCAATTTAGAATCAACCCAATCCCGGATTTGAATTTCGATGGTATTTTTTATTGTACCGTTTTAGAAATTGAGCCGTATAAAAAATTGTCCTATTCCTGGAAAAGCGGACCGGGGGATGAGAAGATCACGCTTGAATCGGTTGTGATTTGGAAATTAGAGCCAACAGAAAAAGGCACACAGGTCTACTTAGAACATAACGGATTTGACAAAGACGAAAACCTTGATTTTTTCAATGGTTTAAACCATGGCTGGTTAGAGAAATTCGAAAAAATAAACAACTTATTAAACCCATAA
- a CDS encoding DUF5597 domain-containing protein — MFSFLKIGFFSLVLIATQFSFSQEKIPHLQKKGDKTQLMVNEKPFLVLGGELGNSSATTIESMEPIWPKLKEMNLNTVLTPVYWELIEKEEGKFDFALVDDLILRARKEDLKLVFLWFGSWKNSMSSHAPAWIKLNQKKYPRVKEDKNKSHEILTPFSENNLKADLTAFQKLMAHIKDFDQKEQTVIMIQVENEIGMLPTARDYSPQANEAFNKEVPAELLQYMQKNKQHLVPEFLELWKKNGFKTKGNWETIFGKSLQTDEVFMAWYFSKFTNAVTKAGKDSYAIPMFINAALNAPEKKPGEYPSAGPLPHLMDVWKAAGNSIDFLSPDFYNPMFKHWNDLFIRQGDPLFIPEHKFDKTAPFKGLYAIGHYEAIGFSPFSIESVTDAKKEPLGKIYDLVRQLTPVIEANKGLGKMDGVLLDKENQSQIIQLGNYEFTFKHDYTLNWSDGAKEEIWPVTSAIIIEITPDEFYIAGSGIVVTFKPLKDKSLNAGILKVDQGTFENNGWKTLRHFNGDQTHQGRHVRIAVDDYEIQKLKLYTYE; from the coding sequence ATGTTTAGTTTTCTAAAAATAGGATTTTTTTCACTAGTGTTAATAGCCACGCAATTCAGCTTTAGCCAGGAAAAAATACCGCATCTTCAAAAAAAAGGAGATAAAACACAATTGATGGTTAACGAAAAACCTTTTCTTGTTTTGGGTGGTGAATTAGGCAATTCTTCGGCTACGACTATAGAAAGTATGGAGCCTATTTGGCCTAAACTAAAAGAGATGAATCTCAATACGGTATTAACGCCGGTTTATTGGGAATTGATTGAAAAGGAGGAAGGCAAATTTGATTTTGCATTGGTGGATGATTTAATCCTGCGTGCCCGAAAAGAAGATTTAAAATTAGTTTTTCTTTGGTTTGGATCCTGGAAAAACAGTATGTCCAGTCATGCGCCGGCCTGGATTAAATTAAATCAGAAGAAATATCCGAGAGTAAAAGAGGATAAAAATAAAAGTCATGAAATACTAACGCCTTTCAGTGAAAACAATCTAAAAGCAGACCTAACTGCTTTTCAGAAATTGATGGCTCATATTAAAGATTTTGATCAAAAAGAGCAGACTGTTATCATGATTCAGGTTGAAAATGAAATCGGAATGCTGCCAACAGCCCGAGATTATAGTCCGCAGGCAAATGAAGCTTTTAATAAAGAAGTACCTGCAGAATTATTGCAATACATGCAAAAGAATAAGCAGCATCTGGTTCCTGAATTTTTAGAACTCTGGAAGAAAAATGGCTTTAAAACAAAAGGGAATTGGGAAACCATTTTTGGAAAAAGTCTTCAAACAGATGAGGTTTTTATGGCCTGGTATTTTTCTAAATTCACTAATGCAGTTACTAAAGCCGGAAAAGACAGTTATGCCATTCCGATGTTTATAAATGCTGCTTTAAATGCCCCCGAAAAGAAACCGGGAGAATACCCAAGTGCCGGACCTTTGCCGCATCTTATGGATGTTTGGAAAGCTGCTGGAAATTCAATTGATTTTCTATCGCCTGATTTTTATAATCCAATGTTTAAACATTGGAACGATTTATTTATCCGTCAGGGCGATCCGTTGTTTATTCCGGAACATAAATTCGATAAAACAGCACCTTTTAAAGGATTGTATGCCATTGGTCATTATGAAGCAATTGGTTTTTCGCCTTTTTCAATTGAATCTGTAACCGATGCCAAAAAAGAACCTCTTGGAAAAATATATGATTTAGTCAGACAATTAACACCTGTGATCGAAGCCAATAAAGGATTGGGAAAAATGGATGGAGTTTTATTGGATAAGGAAAATCAGTCACAAATCATTCAATTAGGGAATTACGAATTTACATTTAAACACGATTATACCTTAAATTGGTCTGATGGGGCCAAAGAAGAAATCTGGCCTGTGACAAGTGCTATTATAATCGAAATTACACCTGACGAATTCTATATTGCCGGTTCCGGAATTGTGGTTACTTTTAAGCCATTAAAAGATAAATCGCTTAATGCCGGAATCTTAAAAGTCGATCAGGGAACTTTCGAGAATAATGGTTGGAAAACTTTAAGGCATTTCAACGGCGATCAGACCCATCAGGGAAGACATGTGAGAATCGCAGTTGATGATTACGAAATTCAGAAATTGAAATTATATACTTATGAGTGA
- a CDS encoding endo-1,4-beta-xylanase has product MKYKYIIPIIASSLMILSSCDDNLMEWEKDPEHGVVTGAELPLELVEKISRYEPLKTYTNFVLGNGIGADLYMSDPAYRKLVNENFDEVTPGYAMKHGAMVNAKGEINFKTIDDFIAATKAAGLKVFGHTLVWHSNQNASYLNSIIAPTVIPGSSGTNILDVAGLKAGTFANWARNNPGKGISIVANAGLTSTSQAIQLASSATSAQPYSLQLTAPNTTIVAGHNYEISFYIKSDVAGKGRLSFGSTLTNQYPYKDWYNTGGSWVEAFATSSQWQQVKIKLAPGDFKAGSTNFQFNLDLGYLPNVTYLIDVNTIAVVDLDAAPTVVNMLANGKFDGNITGWSKYNGATDALSLAAAANAYEGSGAMKVVNAVTDTGNQWKTQIHSDFTAPLTAGTQYTVSYMIRSEAPGSVRCSTTGGTAQYQGDTATSTTWKLVEWKITASGTEAGLNFDLGGVAGTYYIDNVVVTTGAATGGPTAPITIDKTAAEKTTIIGNAMQDWISKMMTHYKTSVFAWDVVNEPMKEDGTLRNGTEGETATDHFSWAKYLGKDYAVTAFKLARQYGNTTDKLFINDYNLESRLDKCDGLIEYVKYIESKGGTVDGIGTQMHISLTTDRDKMVQMFQKLAATGKLIKISELDIRLGTNAPTVAQQASQAEMYQYVIDMYKKHIPAAQQYGITIWGVSDSVKEHEFWLPDESPNLWDANYVRKHAYKGTADGLAGKDVSKDFSGELVKK; this is encoded by the coding sequence ATGAAATACAAATATATAATCCCAATAATTGCTTCTTCATTAATGATTTTGTCATCATGTGATGATAATTTGATGGAATGGGAAAAAGATCCGGAACACGGTGTTGTAACCGGAGCAGAATTGCCTCTGGAACTGGTTGAAAAAATCAGCCGTTATGAACCATTGAAAACCTATACAAATTTTGTTTTAGGAAACGGAATTGGTGCTGATTTGTACATGAGTGATCCGGCATACAGAAAGTTAGTCAATGAAAATTTTGATGAAGTAACTCCGGGCTACGCCATGAAACACGGCGCAATGGTAAACGCAAAAGGGGAAATCAATTTTAAAACTATTGATGACTTTATTGCGGCTACAAAAGCAGCAGGCTTAAAAGTTTTCGGACACACTTTGGTTTGGCATTCCAACCAGAATGCAAGTTATTTAAATAGCATTATTGCACCAACGGTAATTCCGGGTTCAAGCGGAACCAATATTCTTGATGTTGCCGGTTTAAAAGCCGGAACATTTGCGAATTGGGCAAGAAATAACCCTGGAAAAGGAATTAGTATTGTTGCAAATGCGGGATTAACAAGTACTTCGCAAGCAATTCAATTAGCTTCAAGTGCTACATCAGCTCAGCCTTACAGTTTACAATTAACGGCACCAAACACTACCATTGTGGCAGGGCATAATTATGAAATTTCATTTTATATCAAGTCAGATGTAGCAGGTAAAGGACGTCTTTCTTTTGGTTCGACATTAACGAATCAATATCCATACAAAGACTGGTACAATACTGGAGGATCATGGGTTGAAGCTTTTGCAACATCATCACAATGGCAACAGGTTAAAATTAAACTGGCTCCTGGCGATTTTAAAGCCGGAAGCACTAATTTTCAATTTAATCTTGATTTAGGATACTTGCCAAATGTGACCTATTTGATTGATGTAAACACTATTGCGGTTGTAGATCTTGATGCTGCACCAACTGTAGTTAATATGCTGGCAAATGGAAAATTTGACGGAAATATTACAGGCTGGTCAAAATATAACGGAGCTACAGATGCTTTGAGTCTTGCTGCTGCTGCAAATGCTTATGAAGGTAGTGGTGCCATGAAAGTAGTAAACGCTGTTACCGATACAGGTAATCAATGGAAAACGCAGATTCATTCTGATTTTACTGCTCCTTTAACTGCAGGCACACAATATACAGTTTCGTATATGATTCGTTCAGAAGCCCCTGGTTCAGTTCGCTGTTCGACTACCGGAGGAACTGCTCAATATCAAGGCGATACAGCAACATCTACAACATGGAAGTTAGTTGAATGGAAAATTACAGCGTCAGGAACAGAAGCTGGTTTAAACTTTGACTTAGGCGGAGTGGCCGGAACGTATTATATTGATAATGTTGTGGTAACTACTGGTGCTGCAACCGGTGGACCAACTGCACCTATTACTATCGATAAAACAGCTGCTGAAAAAACAACAATCATTGGTAATGCAATGCAGGATTGGATTTCTAAAATGATGACGCACTATAAAACTAGCGTTTTTGCCTGGGATGTGGTTAATGAGCCAATGAAAGAAGACGGAACATTAAGAAACGGAACAGAAGGTGAAACCGCAACAGATCACTTTTCATGGGCAAAATATCTTGGGAAAGATTATGCCGTTACTGCATTTAAATTGGCTCGTCAGTACGGAAATACAACAGATAAACTTTTTATAAATGATTATAATCTCGAGTCAAGACTGGACAAGTGCGATGGTTTAATTGAATATGTGAAATATATTGAAAGTAAAGGCGGCACTGTTGATGGTATCGGAACTCAAATGCACATTTCATTGACTACGGATAGAGATAAAATGGTTCAGATGTTCCAAAAATTAGCTGCTACCGGAAAACTGATTAAAATTTCGGAGCTGGATATCCGATTAGGAACAAATGCCCCAACTGTAGCACAGCAAGCTTCTCAGGCTGAAATGTATCAGTATGTAATCGATATGTACAAAAAACATATTCCGGCAGCACAACAATATGGTATTACTATTTGGGGAGTTTCTGATAGTGTAAAAGAACACGAGTTCTGGTTGCCTGACGAATCTCCAAACCTTTGGGATGCTAATTACGTTCGTAAACATGCTTACAAAGGAACCGCTGATGGTCTTGCAGGAAAAGATGTTAGTAAAGACTTTTCAGGTGAACTAGTAAAAAAATAA
- a CDS encoding glycan-binding surface protein, whose translation MKQYILNKKYWAPIAFLGMMCCALLFTSCDNSDSASKTIVVSKVFLEDVNSAVPDREVSFVRLGQTIRIEGSGFTGLKKVYINGYSTYFNVVFVSDNSIILSVSADTPTIEADPADRNTIRFVNDNTETVFPFQIRASRPAINGISNTMPNPGEKITVVGSGLTEISKVVFPGNVAVTSGITSDPDGEFFTVTMPNGVSDIGGSLFVEGSNGGAYSPAYFNFKKGLLLNFDGSGSHGYWGTSTSMIQPADLESAAIGAGTVSQGKYVAHRPARIASFDAAKNRLTEVWTAGNGVDNWRAQLTPYIPANTPLDKVAFQFDIYVPNAWKDSGFLKICTINNFNGGEWTGAVYNFVPWIVDGKSVAFQTTGWTTVTIPLNKFYAWSKEAFTFETVLAYREAATYQNFGIYFENSDIKLKDVTGTASEVEFPSKATAVKVYTDNWRIVSLNTPTYNDFPN comes from the coding sequence ATGAAGCAATATATATTAAATAAAAAATATTGGGCACCCATTGCGTTTTTGGGCATGATGTGCTGCGCATTGCTGTTTACCTCTTGCGATAATAGTGATTCGGCAAGTAAAACAATAGTAGTCAGCAAGGTGTTTCTGGAAGATGTAAATTCAGCTGTTCCGGATAGGGAAGTTAGTTTTGTACGATTGGGACAAACGATTAGAATTGAAGGATCGGGATTTACCGGACTTAAAAAAGTATACATCAACGGTTATTCAACTTATTTTAACGTCGTTTTTGTATCTGATAATTCGATAATCCTTTCTGTATCTGCTGATACACCAACCATAGAAGCAGATCCGGCTGACAGAAATACGATTCGTTTTGTAAATGACAATACTGAAACGGTATTCCCGTTCCAGATTCGTGCTTCAAGGCCAGCTATCAACGGTATTTCAAACACGATGCCTAATCCTGGTGAAAAAATTACGGTTGTTGGTTCTGGTTTAACTGAAATAAGTAAAGTCGTTTTTCCTGGAAATGTTGCCGTAACAAGCGGAATTACGTCAGATCCAGATGGGGAGTTTTTTACCGTTACAATGCCAAACGGTGTTTCAGATATTGGAGGTTCACTATTTGTTGAAGGTTCAAACGGAGGGGCCTATTCTCCGGCTTATTTTAACTTTAAAAAAGGTCTTCTATTGAATTTTGACGGAAGCGGATCTCATGGTTATTGGGGAACTTCAACAAGTATGATTCAACCAGCAGATTTAGAGTCAGCAGCAATAGGAGCTGGTACTGTCTCACAAGGGAAATATGTTGCGCATCGTCCGGCTCGTATTGCTTCTTTTGATGCTGCCAAAAACCGTTTGACAGAAGTTTGGACAGCAGGAAATGGCGTTGATAACTGGAGAGCACAATTAACACCTTATATTCCGGCAAATACGCCATTGGATAAAGTAGCATTTCAGTTTGATATTTATGTACCAAATGCCTGGAAAGATTCTGGATTCTTAAAAATATGTACGATCAATAATTTTAATGGAGGAGAATGGACAGGTGCAGTTTATAATTTCGTGCCTTGGATTGTCGACGGAAAATCGGTTGCTTTTCAAACTACCGGATGGACAACTGTTACGATTCCGCTAAACAAATTCTACGCTTGGTCTAAAGAAGCCTTTACTTTTGAAACTGTTCTGGCCTACCGCGAAGCTGCCACGTATCAAAACTTTGGTATTTATTTCGAAAATTCAGATATAAAACTGAAAGATGTTACAGGAACAGCGAGTGAAGTAGAATTTCCTTCAAAAGCAACTGCTGTAAAAGTGTATACAGACAATTGGAGAATCGTTTCATTAAACACACCAACTTATAATGATTTCCCTAACTAA